Proteins encoded within one genomic window of Miscanthus floridulus cultivar M001 unplaced genomic scaffold, ASM1932011v1 fs_72_1_2, whole genome shotgun sequence:
- the LOC136532850 gene encoding DEAD-box ATP-dependent RNA helicase 47A-like, which translates to MRLGIGQVHRNVLALASSRSCFVLGDRLSFRMLSQPRVAGFHQTAWRGSQILEDNRGGPLTLASLEVQSRVGYGKKEKMARTGGPKPSSRASSLNVKPKVSSNVKPAKSALMKSAGIKKTLKVDEALFSAKSFEELGLPPLLVDQLNKEGLTAPTEVQSAAIPIIAQKHDVVIQSYTGSGKTLAYLLPILSEIGPLKRTMEQDNSEKRSGVEAVIVAPSRELGMQIVREVEKILGPSDKRLVQQLVGGANRSRQEEALKKNKPIIVVGTPGRISEISAAGKLHTHGCRFLVLDEVDQLLSFNYREDMHRILEHVGRRSGATSRDVLGPLARRSERQTILVSATIPFSVIRAARSWGHDPVLIRAKSVVPLDSITVPRPALSQSDANPTSPSQSVNQAAVGSLPPSLEHYYCTAKAQHKVDTLRRCIHALEAQTVIAFMNNTKPLKDVVFKLEARGIKATELHGDLGKLARSTVLKKFKDGEFRVLVTNELSARGLDVPECDLVVNLDLPTDSTHYAHRAGRTGRLGRKGIVVTICEEKEGFVIRKMRKQLAVAIKPCEFTEGELVVHKEEDVE; encoded by the coding sequence ATGAGGCTAGGTATTGGGCAAGTCCATCGAAATGTTCTTGCGCTGGCATCTTCCCGGTCATGTTTTGTTCTGGGAGATCGTCTTTCGTTCAGGATGCTGTCACAACCACGGGTAGCTGGATTTCATCAGACTGCTTGGCGTGGTAGTCAAATTTTAGAAGATAACAGGGGAGGACCATTAACTCTTGCTAGCCTAGAAGTGCAAAGCAGGGTTGGATATGGGAAGAAGGAAAAAATGGCACGAACTGGAGGTCCAAAGCCAAGTTCAAGAGCTTCTTCCCTCAATGTGAAACCAAAGGTTTCTTCGAATGTCAAACCAGCAAAGAGTGCCTTGATGAAGTCAGCTGGGATAAAGAAGACACTGAAGGTAGATGAGGCTCTGTTTTCGGCCAAGTCATTTGAAGAGCTTGGTTTGCCACCTTTGCTTGTTGACCAGTTGAACAAGGAAGGTCTGACTGCCCCAACTGAGGTCCAATCCGCTGCTATTCCTATAATAGCACAAAAGCATGATGTGGTGATCCAATCATATACTGGCTCAGGGAAAACTCTTGCTTATCTTCTTCCAATTCTTTCTGAGATAGGCCCCCTGAAGAGGACTATGGAACAAGATAATTCTGAGAAAAGATCAGGTGTAGAAGCAGTTATTGTTGCTCCTTCCAGAGAATTAGGAATGCAGATTGTGCGAGAAGTGGAGAAGATTTTGGGTCCTAGTGATAAAAGACTGGTCCAGCAACTTGTTGGCGGAGCTAATCGTTCCAGGCAAGAAGAAGCattgaagaagaacaagccaatCATTGTTGTTGGAACACCTGGTcgtatttctgaaatttcagcaGCAGGTAAGCTACACACCCATGGCTGCCGTTTTCTTGTACTGGATGAAGTCGACCAGCTTTTGTCTTTTAATTACCGTGAAGATATGCATAGAATTTTGGAGCATGTTGGAAGGAGATCTGGTGCCACATCTAGGGATGTTCTTGGCCCACTTGCTAGGCGATCTGAGCGTCAAACTATCTTGGTTTCTGCAACAATACCATTTTCAGTTATACGAGCAGCAAGGAGTTGGGGTCATGATCCAGTTCTCATTAGAGCTAAGAGTGTAGTTCCACTTGATTCAATCACTGTCCCAAGACCTGCGTTATCCCAAAGTGATGCTAACCCCACCTCTCCATCACAGTCAGTGAACCAAGCTGCTGTTGGCAGTTTGCCACCATCTTTGGAACACTACTATTGTACGGCCAAGGCGCAACACAAGGTTGACACATTACGGAGATGCATCCATGCCTTGGAAGCACAGACAGTGATTGCATTTATGAACAACACCAAGCCACTGAAGGATGTTGTATTTAAGTTGGAGGCCCGCGGTATCAAAGCCACTGAGCTACATGGAGATCTTGGAAAGCTTGCAAGGTCTACAGTTTTGAaaaagttcaaggatggtgaattcAGAGTTCTCGTTACAAATGAGCTGTCTGCCAGAGGACTGGACGTGCCAGAATGTGACCTTGTGGTTAATCTGGACCTTCCAACTGACTCCACACATTATGCCCACAGAGCTGGGAGAACTGGACGTCTTGGGAGGAAAGGGATTGTGGTTACAATATGCGAAGAAAAAGAGGGATTTGTTATAAGAAAAATGCGCAAGCAGTTAGCTGTGGCCATCAAGCCATGCGAGTTCACTGAAGGCGAGCTTGTTGTTCACAAGGAGGAAGATGTGGAATAA